In a genomic window of Brassica rapa cultivar Chiifu-401-42 chromosome A10, CAAS_Brap_v3.01, whole genome shotgun sequence:
- the LOC103846681 gene encoding beta-fructofuranosidase, insoluble isoenzyme CWINV6: MAQHGNGALNRTSFHFQPHRNWINDPNAPMYYKGFYHMFYQHNNLAPRFSEIMIWGHSVSQDMVNWIQLEPAFVPTESFDRHSCWSGSATILPDGKPVILYTGLEEHEELDRRQVTVLAEPKDASDPLLREWVKPKNNPVMLPPHDVPHDCFRDPTTGWQGQDGIWRVIVGAKEINTERGMAVLYRSKDFVEWTKYPTPLLATQDTGMWECPDFFPVSLTGKEGVETSVNNASVKHVLKVSFGGHDCYVIGTYSSESEDFAADSEFTNTTADLRYDHGTFYASKAFFDSVKNRRINWGWVIETDSVEDDLEKGWSGLLSLPREMWLDTSGKRLIQWPIEEINYLRTKQVSLDNTHLAGCSILEISGITAAQADVEVTFDLPVLEGNPQVLDSDHVDDAVLFDRDSSVGCVYGPFGLLALATSDLSEQTAIFFKIIRRGNGYSVVMGSDENKSSLRDNARKSAHGTVLDIDPLHEKISLRCLIDHSIIESYGAGGRNVITSRVYPKVAIGEAAKLYLFNDGTRGVNISSMEAWSMRNAEVNLNAL; this comes from the exons ATGGCTCAACACGGAAACGGCGCGCTGAACAGGACTTCCTTCCATTTCCAACCTCATAGAAACTGGATCAACG ATCCAAACG CGCCAATGTATTACAAAGGATTCTACCATATGTTCTACCAGCACAATAACTTGGCTCCCCGATTCAGTGAGATAATGATATGGGGACACTCTGTTTCACAAGACATGGTCAACTGGATCCAACTCGAACCAGCCTTTGTTCCTACTGAGTCCTTTGACAGACACAGCTGCTGGTCTGGATCCGCCACTATCCTCCCTGATGGCAAACCGGTAATTCTATACACTGGACTCGAGGAGCACGAGGAGCTTGACAGACGCCAGGTTACAGTTCTTGCCGAACCTAAGGATGCTTCCGACCCTCTGCTTCGTGAGTGGGTAAAGCCAAAGAACAATCCTGTGATGCTTCCGCCACACGACGTCCCTCACGATTGTTTCCGTGACCCTACGACCGGGTGGCAAGGACAAGATGGGATATGGAGAGTTATCGTGGGAGCTAAGGAGATAAACACTGAGAGAGGAATGGCGGTTTTGTACAGAAGTAAAGACTTTGTGGAATGGACTAAGTATCCAACTCCTTTGCTTGCGACACAAGACACAGGAATGTGGGAATGCCCTGATTTTTTTCCGGTTTCTCTGACCGGTAAAGAAGGTGTAGAGACATCGGTGAACAATGCTAGTGTAAAGCATGTCTTGAAAGTGAGTTTTGGAGGTCATGATTGCTATGTTATTGGTACATACTCTTCTGAGAGTGAAGACTTTGCAGCTGATTCTGAGTTCACTAACACAACTGCGGATTTGAGGTATGATCATGGAACGTTCTATGCTTCTAAGGCCTTCTTTGACAGTGTTAAGAATCGGAGGATCAACTGGGGATGGGTTATAGAGACTGATAGCGTTGAAGATGATCTCGAGAAAGGATGGTCTGGCCTTCTG TCTCTTCCTAGGGAGATGTGGCTTGACACAAGTGGAAAGAGGCTGATACAATGGCCAATAGAAGAAATCAACTATCTTAGGACTAAACAAGTTAGCTTGGATAACACGCATCTCGCAGGCTGCTCGATTCTTGAAATATCAGGCATCACTGCAGCACAA GCTGACGTAGAAGTGACTTTTGATCTGCCTGTTCTGGAAGGCAACCCCCAAGTACTTGATTCTGATCATGTTGATGATGCGGTTTTGTTCGACCGTGACAGCTCGGTTGGATGTGTTTATGGACCTTTTGGGTTGCTAGCATTGGCTACCAGTGATTTATCTGAACAAACTgcaattttcttcaaaataattCGTCGTGGAAATGGATATTCGGTTGTAATGGGCAGCGATGAGAATAA GTCTTCGTTGAGAGACAACGCAAGGAAATCTGCACATGGAACAGTCCTAGACATTGATCCACTACATGAGAAGATATCATTGAGATGTTTG ATTgatcactctattatagagagcTATGGAGCAGGAGGAAGAAATGTGATTACTTCTAGGGTGTATCCCAAAGTAGCAATTGGTGAAGCAGCTAAGCTTTACTTGTTCAATGATGGAACAAGGGGTGTGAACATATCGTCTATGGAAGCTTGGAGCATGAGAAATGCTGAAGTCAATTTAAACGCACTTTAA
- the LOC103846684 gene encoding uncharacterized protein LOC103846684 → MTDRVFPASKPPTATNGVPPGANSAPPPPAPTTVNGNGTSNGMSNQKPQVYIPANRPVYRPQPYSRHHHHQSRPSCRRVCCCCCFWSILIFLLLALMAAIAATAVYVIYHPRPPSFSVPSLRISRVNLTTASDTSVSHLSSFFNFTLLSENPNQHLTFSYHPLAVTVKSAKSGETLANGTVPAFFSDNKNKTTFRGVIATSTSARELDPEEARHLKTDLTRPRVGLEIEMRTKVKMQMGKVKSEGVEIKVTCRGYEGTVPKGKTPTVATSKQSKCKSDLRATLSIGPQMKVQSMAEKLEPAKVLYCGVCSLPAEYCEFGPDFGRCKPWLVENAPDLYPDLLKEANEKAADNVSDKLQSVGISSGGADGAPSSSQSGGTSKKEEAKRLPGGKLKKKDRQEVIIEKVVRNKRKSITIVKGLELFGIKLSDASKKLGKKFATGASVVKGPTEKEQIDVQGDIIYDIVEFITDTWPDVPERSIFFIEDGKKVQAG, encoded by the exons ATGACTGACCGAGTCTTCCCTGCTTCAAAGCCACCAACCGCCACTAACGGAGTTCCACCCGGTGCTAACTCAGCACCTCCTCCTCCTGCTCCAACTACCGTTAACGGTAACGGAACATCCAACGGCATGTCTAACCAGAAACCTCAAGTCTACATTCCAGCTAACCGTCCGGTTTACCGCCCACAGCCTTACAGCCGCCATCACCACCACCAATCTCGTCCAAGCTGCCGGCGAgtttgctgctgctgctgtttcTGGTCCATCTTAATCTTCCTTCTCCTCGCTCTCATGGCCGCAATAGCCGCCACCGCCGTGTACGTGATCTACCACCCTCGTCCTCCGTCGTTCTCCGTCCCGTCGCTTCGAATCAGCCGCGTGAACCTCACCACCGCCTCGGATACTTCCGTCTCCCACCTCTCTTCCTTCTTCAACTTCACCTTACTCTCCGAGAATCCTAACCAGCACCTAACCTTCTCCTACCATCCCCTCGCCGTCACCGTCAAGTCAGCGAAATCAGGTGAGACGCTTGCGAACGGAACGGTCCCGGCCTTCTTTAGTGATAACAAGAACAAGACGACGTTTCGCGGCGTGATCGCGACGTCTACGTCGGCGCGTGAGCTGGATCCGGAAGAAGCTCGGCATCTGAAGACAGATCTGACGAGGCCGCGCGTGGGGTTGGAGATAGAGATGCGGACGAAGGTGAAAATGCAGATGGGGAAGGTGAAGAGCGAAGGAGTGGAGATCAAAGTGACGTGTCGAGGATACGAAGGGACGGTGCCTAAAGGTAAAACTCCGACCGTGGCGACATCGAAACAAAGTAAGTGTAAGTCTGATCTTAGGGCAACATTATCAATAGGTCCCCAAATGAAAGTCC AATCCATGGCAGAGAAGCTGGAGCCGGCGAAGGTTTTGTACTGCGGAGTTTGCTCTCTTCCAGCTGAATACTGCGAGTTCGGTCCCGATTTCGGAAGATGCAAGCCATGGCTCGTCGAAAACGCACCCGATCTCTATCCTGATCTCCTCAAAG AGGCTAATGAGAAGGCAGCAGATAATGTCTCCGACAAACTCCAGTCCGTTGGAATCTCTTCCGGTGGCGCTGATGGTGCTCCCTCTTCATCTCAGTCTG GAGGGACATCAAAGAAGGAGGAAGCGAAGCGCCTTCCGGGAGGGAAACTAAAAAAGAAA GATAGACAAGAAGTTATTATTGAAAAGGTTGTGCGCAACAAGCGCAAGTCTATCACCATCGTGAAAGGACTAGAACTGTTTG GCATAAAACTCAGTGACGCGTCTAAAAAGCTTGGGAAGAAGTTTGCCACTGGAGCATCAGTTGTCAAG GGACCAACTGAAAAGGAGCAGATTGATGTTCAAGGGGATATAATCTATGACATCGTTGAGTTCATTACAGACACTTGGCCCGAC GTACCTGAGAGATCCATTTTCTTCATTGAAGATGGGAAGAAGGTTCAAGCTGGTTGA
- the LOC103846688 gene encoding diaminopimelate decarboxylase 2, chloroplastic yields MASSTQLLSQPPSLRGNLNRYQSSLPRISILSLKSTSKPLNRLSVKATAAASQNSVKTPTKDAAFKHCFKKSSDGFLYCEGTKVEDIMESVERRPFYLYSKPQITRNVEAYKEALEGVRSVIGYAIKANNNLKILEHLRSKGCGAVLVSGNELRLALLAGFDPTKCIFNGNGKLLEDLVLAAQEGVFVNVDSEFDLENIVEASRISGKQVNVLLRINPDVDPQVHPYVATGNKNSKFGIRNEKLQWFLDEVKAHPNELKLVGAHCHLGSTITKVDIFRDAAVLMVEYIDEIRRQGFEVSYLNIGGGLGIDYYHAGAVLPTPMDLINTVRELVLSRDLNLIIEPGRSLIANTCCFVNHVTGVKTNGTKNFIVIDGSMAELIRPSLYDAYQHIELVSPPAPEAEVSKFDVVGPVCESADFLGKDRELPTPPKGAGLVVHDAGAYCMSMASTYNLKMRPPEYWVEDDGSITKIRHAETFEDHLRFFNGL; encoded by the exons ATGGCGTCATCTACTCAGCTCCTCTCCCAACCTCCATCTCTCCGCGGAAACCTAAACCGATACCAATCCTCCCTCCCAAGAATCTCAATTCTGTCTCTCAAGTCCACCTCGAAACCACTTAACCGCCTCTCCGTCAAAGCCACCGCCGCCGCATCCCAAAACTCGGTGAAAACCCCGACGAAGGATGCTGCGTTCAAGCACTGTTTCAAGAAATCCTCAGATGGGTTCCTCTACTGCGAGGGAACTAAGGTTGAGGATATCATGGAGAGCGTCGAGAGAAGACCTTTTTACTTGTACAGCAAGCCTCAGATCACGAGGAACGTCGAGGCTTACAAAGAGGCCTTGGAAGGTGTGAGGTCCGTCATTGGCTACGCTATTAAAGCTAATAACAACCTCAAGATTCTGGAGCATTTGAGGAGTAAAGGATGTGGTGCTGTCCTCGTTAGTGGGAACGAGCTCAGGCTTGCTCTTCTCGCTGGTTTCGATCCAACAAA GTGTATTTTCAATGGAAATGGGAAGCTGTTGGAGGATTTAGTTTTAGCTGCTCAAGAAGGAGTTTTTGTAAATGTTGATAGTGAGTTTGACTTGGAGAATATTGTGGAAGCTTCGAGAATCTCTGGTAAGCAGGTCAATGTTCTGCTGCGTATCAATCCTGATGTGGATCCTCAG gtGCATCCATATGTAGCTACGGGGAACAAGAACTCAAAGTTTGGTATCAGGAACGAGAAGCTTCAGTGGTTTCTCGATGAGGTGAAGGCTCATCCCAATGAGCTCAAGCTAGTTGGAGCTCATTGCCATCTTGGCTCCACCATTACAAAGGTGGATATATTCAGAGATGCTGCGGTTCTCATGGTggagtacattgatgagatcagGCGTCAAGGGTTTGAAGTTAGTTACTTGAACATTGGTGGTGGTTTAGGGATTGATTATTACCATGCCGGTGCTGTCCTTCCTACACCTATGGATCTCATCAACACA GTAAGAGAGCTTGTTCTGTCACGAGACTTGAATCTAATAATCGAGCCAGGGAGGTCGTTGATTGCAAACACGTGCTGTTTCGTCAACCATGTAACCGGTGTGAAGACAAATGGAACTAAAAACTTTATTGTGATCGATGGAAGTATGGCTGAGCTAATCCGTCCCAGTCTTTATGATGCCTATCAg CACATTGAGTTGGTCTCTCCTCCAGCACCTGAAGCAGAGGTTTCCAAATTCGACGTAGTGGGTCCTGTTTGTGAATCTGCTGATTTCTTGGGCAAAGACAGAGAGCTTCCCACTCCTCCAAAG GGAGCTGGTCTAGTGGTTCATGATGCTGGTGCATACTGTATGAGCATGGCTTCCACTTACAATCTCAAGATGCGTCCTCCAGAATACTGG GTTGAAGATGATGGATCGATCACTAAGATCAGGCATGCTGAGACATTCGAAGACCATTTGCGTTTCTTCAACGGTCTATAG
- the LOC103846680 gene encoding glutaredoxin-C10, which yields MKKMQGLWNFPNDDVSVDLTVPPTAPPPLSSSTASTSLSFDEEETSESKIERLISEHPVLIFTRSSSCCMCHVMKKLLSTVGVHPTVIEVDEEEIACLAVQTAPVLFIGGACVGGFESLVALHLSGHLVSRLVEVGALWA from the coding sequence ATGAAGAAGATGCAAGGTTTATGGAACTTTCCTAACGACGACGTTTCGGTAGACCTGACGGTTCCTCCTACAGCACCACCACCGTTATCCTCCTCCACCGCCTCGACGAGCCTATCGTTCGATGAAGAGGAGACTTCAGAGTCCAAGATCGAACGGTTGATATCGGAGCATCcggtgctcatattcactcgaTCCTCCTCCTGTTGCATGTGTCACGTCATGAAAAAGCTTCTATCGACCGTTGGAGTCCATCCAACAGTGATCGAGGTCGACGAAGAAGAGATAGCTTGCCTCGCTGTTCAAACCGCTCCGGTGCTCTTCATCGGTGGCGCTTGTGTCGGTGGGTTCGAGTCTCTTGTGGCACTTCACCTTAGTGGTCATCTAGTTTCTAGACTCGTCGAGGTTGGAGCTCTATGGGCATAA
- the LOC103846687 gene encoding uncharacterized protein LOC103846687 — MVWLTNQQIGTWKRKRILVGSLLICWLILMFFTPKVPLHSFRHHVFADKRNFMGVPNTLNVMTNFPFLIIGVLGFVLCLGGSFFNISLKGEIWGWTLFYASVSSLAFGSAYYHLKPDDNRIVWDTLPILIAYSSLFSSFLVERAGERVGLSCLVLLLFISVFSVAYARVFNDLRLCLTFQLIPCLVIPVMTVLLPPKYTHSRFWLLATAAHAVSKIEGLADSKIYNFNGYTISGHSLGHLCSALAMVLLTVMLLYRSIRFPRLSELKGHP, encoded by the exons ATGGTGTGGTTGACGAATCAACAGATCGGGACATGGAAAAGGAAACGAATTTTGGTTGGATCGTTGTTAATATGCTGGCTAATCTTAATGTTCTTCACTCCCAAAGTTCCTCTTCATTCCTTCAGACACCATGTCTTCGCTGATAAACGCAATTTCATGG GAGTGCCAAATACATTGAATGTCATGACcaactttccttttcttattATTGGTGTTCTTGGTTTTGTTCTTTGCCTTGGAGGCAGTTTCTTTAATATCAG TTTGAAAGGTGAGATCTGGGGATGGACACTGTTCTACGCAAGCGTTTCAAGCTTGGCCTTTGGCTCTGCTTATTACCATCTCAAACCTGATGACAACAGAATCGTCTGGGACACTTTGCCT ATATTGATTGCGTATTCGTCGCTTTTCTCTAGTTTTTTGGTTGAGAGAGCGGGGGAGAGAGTAGGATTGAGTTGCCTCGTCTTGCTTCTGTTCATATCAGTTTTCAGCGTTGCTTACGCCAG AGTGTTTAATGATCTCCGGTTATGCCTCACGTTCCAGTTGATTCCATGCCTGGTGATTCCCGTCATGACCGTTTTGTTACCTCCTAAGTACACTCACTCTAGGTTCTGGCTCTTGGCAACAG CTGCTCACGCTGTTTCCAAGATCGAAGGACTTGCAGACAgcaaaatatacaattttaatgGATATACAATTAGTGGCCATTCGCTTGGACATTTGTGTTCAGCATTGGCTATGGTTTTACTTACCGTTATGCTTTTGTACAGAAGCATTCGGTTTCCGAG ATTAAGTGAACTCAAAGGCCATCCTTGA
- the LOC103846683 gene encoding uncharacterized protein LOC103846683, giving the protein MSETRWNRSSNERSDNSEMQHRRVVIENSHGEKVVGVLHDTGSTETVVICHGFRSSKDRIPMRTIANVFERAMISSFRFDFAGNGESQGSFEYGNYRREAEDLRSVLQHLRGENREISAIIGHSKGGSVVLLYAAKYKDVKTVVNISGRFYLERGIEMRLGKDYLKRIKENGFIDVRNRNGKFEYRVTEESLMDRITTNTHEACLSIHENCRVLTVHGSNDMIVHVTEASEFAKYIKNHKLCLIEGADHEFTSHQHQLASTVLSFFKLDLKKADDDVSTSNRDHIRSALMIKSRI; this is encoded by the exons ATGTCGGAGACACGTTGGAATCGATCTAGCAATGAACGAAGCGACAACTCCG AGATGCAACACAGAAGAGTTGTAATAGAGAACAGTCATGGTGAGAAAGTCGTGGGAGTTTTGCATGATACCGGCTCAACGGAGACTGTTGTCATTTGCCATGGCTTTCGGTCCTCaaag GATCGGATTCCCATGCGGACTATTGCCAATGTCTTTGAAAGAGCCATGATCAGTTCTTTCCGGTTTGATTTCGCTGGCAACGG GGAAAGCCAAGGATCATTTGAGTATGGTAACTATCGCCGTGAAGCTGAAGATCTTCGCTCCGTTCTTCAACACTTGCGTGGGGAGAACCGTGAAATTTCTGCTATCATCGGACATAGCAAAG GTGGGAGTGTGGTACTTCTGTATGCAGCAAAGTACAAGGATGTGAAGACTGTTGTGAATATCTCTGGACGGTTTTATCTTGAAAGAGGAATAGAAATGCGGCTTGGTAAGGACtacttgaagagaatcaaggagaATGGGTTCATCGATGTTAGGAACAGAAACG GAAAGTTTGAATACCGAGTTACTGAAGAGAGTCTAATGGACCGTATCACAACCAATACTCATGAAGCATGTCTCTCAATTCATGAAAACTGCAG GGTGCTAACAGTTCATGGATCAAACGATATGATAGTGCATGTAACAGAAGCATCAGAATTCGCCAAATACATAAAGAATCATAAACTGTGTCTTATTGAAGGAGCTGATCATGAGTTCACTTCTCACCAGCATCAGCTTGCTTCTACTGTTTTATCATTCTTCAAACTGGATCTCAAGAAAGCTGATGATGATGTCAGTACAAGTAACCGAGACCACATAAGATCAGCGCTTATGATCAAGTCGCGAATTTAA
- the LOC103847539 gene encoding uncharacterized protein LOC103847539 — protein MYNNSAPVFPAIEISGSLDLELKNLWTSLCSRKSLPPTGVVLGCLAPWIAWQLWVARNQLVFNNRIIKVEEVISKAIASAREWGHSQGCTTQTSKPAIYSQSASTPGVYLVKSDAAWSETQQSAGLGWTIAINDRTSSYSIPARNVASPLAAEGLALREAILKCKELGLSKIKCESHSAILVKALKSGSSLAGLYGILADLKSLASSFDVISFNWISRERNTVADSLAKQSLNVELAIMAAPNFG, from the exons ATGTACAAT AACTCTGCCCCAGTGTTCCCTGCTATTGAGATCAGTGGATCTTTAGATTTGGAGCTAAAAAACCTATGGACAAGCCTCTGCTCGAGGAAATCTTTACCTCCCACGGGAGTGGTGTTGGGCTGTTTGGCTCCATGGATCGCATGGCAACTGTGGGTAGCAAGAAATCAACTCGTATTCAACAACAGGATCATCAAAGTGGAGGAAGTGATTTCTAAAGCCATTGCATCAGCTCGAGAGTGGGGTCACAGTCAAGGATGTACCACCCAGACTTCAAAGCCGGCGATCTACAGTCAGTCTGCGTCCACGCCCGGAGTCTACCTTGTCAAGTCAGATGCAGCATGGAGTGAAACACAGCAGAGTGCAGGGCTAGGATGGACAATTGCGATAAATGATAGAACCTCCTCTTATTCTATTCCTGCTCGAAATGTGGCATCACCGCTAGCTGCTGAAGGCCTCGCCCTCCGGGAGGCAATATTGAAGTGTAAAGAGTTGGGACTGTCGAAGATCAAGTGTGAGTCTCACTCAGCAATCCTTGTTAAAGCTCTCAAATCTGGATCTTCCCTCGCTGGTTTATATGGTATTTTAGCAGACTTAAAGTCTCTGGCTTCATCTTTTGATGTTATTTCTTTCAACTGGATCTCACGTGAGAGAAATACAGTTGCCGACAGCTTAGCAAAACAGAGTCTGAATGTTGAACTTGCCATTATGGCTGCACCTAACTTCGGTTAa
- the LOC103847541 gene encoding receptor-like protein 32 codes for YFYEFQIQKPCSGWTVSWVNNSDCCSWDGIACDATFGDVIELNLGGNCIHGELNSKNTILKLQSLPFLQALDLSDNYFSGNIPSSLGNLSKLTFLDLSKNAFNGEIPSSLGNLSNLTILDLSQNKLIGKIPSSFGRLKHLTGLYAADNELSGNFPVTTLLNLTKLLSLSLYDNQFTGMLPPNISSLSNLVAFYIGGNALTGTLPSSLFSIPSLLYVTLEGNQLNGTLDFGNVSSSSKLMQLLLGNNNFVGSIPRSISKLVNLDTLDLSHLNTQGLALDLSILWNLKSLVELDISDLNTTTTFDLNAILSSFKSLKSLNLSGNHVTYEKRSSVPDPPLLSDLYLSGCGITTEFPGFIRTQHNMWRLDISNNKIKGQVPGWLWELSTLQYLDLSNNTFVSFESPEKLLQPSSLFYFSGANNNFTGGIPSFICELHSLIILDLSSNRFNGSFPRCVGKFSSSVLEALNLRDNCLSGRLPKIISRGLKSLDIGHNKLVGKLPRSLIANSFLEVLNVESNRFNDTFPSWLSSLPELQVLVLRSNAFHGPVHQTRFSKLRIIDISHNRFNGTLPSDFFVNWTAMHSIGDQSNGNYMSTAYYFDSMVLMNKGVEMELVRILYIYTALDFSENEFEGVIPSSIGLLKELLVLNLSGNAFTGHIPSSVGNLSSLESLDLSRNKLTGEIPQELGNLSYLAYMNFSHNQLVGLVPGGTQFRTQPCSSFKDNPGLYGPSLNQACVDIHGKTSQPSELSKEEEEDGQEEVISWIAAAIGFIPGIAFGFTMGYIVVSYKPEWFINRFGRTKRRRISPTRR; via the coding sequence TACTTCTACGAGTTCCAGATTCAGAAGCCTTGTTCCGGCTGGACGGTGTCATGGGTGAATAACAGCGACTGCTGTTCTTGGGATGGTATCGCATGTGATGCCACTTTTGGGGATGTGATTGAGCTGAACCTTGGTGGCAACTGCATCCATGGCGAGCTCAATTCCAAAAACACTATTTTGAAGCTTCAAAGTCTTCCTTTTTTACAAGCTCTCGACCTTTCAGACAATTATTTCAGTGGTAACATTCCATCTTCGCTTGGAAATCTTTCTAAGCTAACCTTTCTTGATCTTTCAAAAAATGCTTTTAATGGTGAAATCCCATCTTCACTTGGAAACCTTTCTAACCTCACCATTCTCGATCTCTCCCAGAACAAACTTATTGGTAAAATCCCATCTTCTTTTGGCAGATTGAAACATCTCACCGGCTTATATGCTGCAGACAACGAGCTTAGTGGTAACTTTCCTGTTACGACGCTACTAAATCTAACAAAATTGTTATCTTTATCACTCTATGACAACCAGTTCACAGGCATGCTTCCACCTAACATAAGCTCACTCTCCAACTTGGTGGCCTTTTACATAGGTGGTAACGctttaactggaactcttccttCTTCCCTCTTTAGCATCCCTTCTTTGCTTTACGTTACTTTGGAAGGTAACCAACTAAACGGTACACTTGATTTTGGGAACGTATCTTCATCATCAAAGCTAATGCAACTACTACTCGGGAATAACAACTTCGTGGGATCGATTCCCAGATCCATCTCCAAATTAGTCAACCTTGATACACTTGACCTTTCGCATCTCAACACCCAAGGCTTAGCACTTGACCTTAGCATTCTCTGGAATCTCAAGTCACTCGTAGAACTCGACATCTCCGACTTGAACACCACCACTACGTTTGACTTGAATGCTATCTTATCATCTTTCAAGTCACTAAAATCTCTGAATCTCTCGGGAAACCACGTTACGTATGAAAAGCGAAGTTCAGTTCCAGATCCTCCGTTATTAAGCGATCTGTACTTGTCAGGATGCGGAATCACCACCGAGTTTCCAGGGTTCATACGAACTCAACACAACATGTGGAGACTAGACATTTCCAACAACAAAATCAAAGGTCAAGTCCCTGGATGGTTATGGGAGCTATCAACTCTTCAATATCTGGATCTTTCCAACAACACTTTCGTCAGTTTCGAGAGTCCGGAAAAACTCCTGCAACCATCTTCTCTGTTTTACTTTTCCGGCGCCAACAACAATTTCACGGGCGGGATCCCCAGTTTCATATGTGAGTTGCACTCTCTAATCATTCTCGATTTATCTAGCAACAGATTCAACGGTTCATTCCCACGTTGTGTCGGAAAGTTCAGTAGTAGTGTCCTTGAAGCTCTAAATCTTAGAGACAACTGTCTAAGCGGACGTCTTCCAAAGATTATATCAAGAGGTCTAAAGTCTTTGGACATCGGTCATAACAAACTGGTTGGAAAGCTTCCGAGATCTTTGATCGCTAACTCTTTTCTTGAAGTTTTGAATGTGGAAAGCAACAGATTCAACGACACGTTTCCATCCTGGTTGAGTTCTCTCCCCGAGCTACAAGTTCTTGTCCTTCGCTCCAATGCATTCCATGGACCAGTACATCAAACTCGGTTTTCTAAACTGCGGATCATCGATATATCGCATAATCGGTTCAACGGAACGTTGCCATCGGACTTCTTTGTGAATTGGACAGCAATGCACTCTATTGGAGATCAATCTAACGGAAACTATATGAGTACAGCCTATTATTTTGATTCGATGGTTTTGATGAACAAAGGTGTAGAGATGGAGCTGGTACGTATCTTATATATCTACACAGCGCTAGACTTTTCGGAGAACGAATTTGAAGGAGTGATTCCATCTTCCATCGGTTTGTTGAAAGAGCTCCTTGTGCTCAACTTATCAGGCAATGCTTTCACCGGCCACATCCCGTCGTCTGTGGGGAACCTCTCGTCTCTCGAGTCACTGGACCTTTCCAGAAACAAGCTTACGGGAGAAATTCCACAAGAGCTAGGGAACCTCTCCTACCTTGCTTACATGAACTTCTCTCATAACCAGCTTGTGGGACTAGTGCCAGGGGGCACTCAATTTCGAACGCAGCCATGCAGTTCTTTCAAGGACAACCCGGGACTTTATGGCCCTTCACTTAATCAAGCTTGTGTAGATATTCACGGGAAAACATCACAACCGTCTGAATTGtcgaaggaagaagaagaagatggccAAGAGGAGGTGATAAGTTGGATAGCAGCTGCAATTGGTTTCATACCTGGTATTGCATTTGGATTCACGATGGGATACATAGTGGTTTCCTACAAACCAGAGTGGTTTATCAACCGTTTTGGCCGAACCAAACGCAGAAGAATAAGCCCCACACGTCGTTAA